From the genome of Scylla paramamosain isolate STU-SP2022 chromosome 37, ASM3559412v1, whole genome shotgun sequence:
ACTTTACAGAACAACTGAAGGACCGTCTGAACCTGAACGTTGATGAAATGGACAAACTTACACTGGAAGACTTGAGGCAGCAGGTGGATCGCAacgtgagagaggtgaggacttgtgtggtgggtgaaagtaacagtagtagtagtaatgttaataGCAGCTTACACCATTCATGTGGACTTAACAGCATGTCAAGGAGAATGTGGCATGGTGGGAGACATCACAACATTAGTGTCTTGGTAAAATGCCCAGCTTCTTTAATCATGATGGACATTTGTTCAAGACAGCACAGAGAAACACTGGTCTGCAATATCACTTGTTTTGGCATCTTATCTCCTCTACTTTTTAGAGGTTCTAGTGGAAGCTtttgaggttttcaaggatgttttttgaTCCTACTAATAgtctaacaaggattctgcactgATATTGGAAAAAAGATACTTGTGAGAACCTGACTATCTTTCTGGCTTTTGAAAATGGTCCTGATGAGAGTTTAAAGTGTTTTAAGAGTAAGGCCTCTGTTGCCTCACTATAAGAATGTTGTCAGTAATATACACTTGTACAGCTTCCTTCAGCATGCTCTTCTGGTACATCTATATGAGAGACTTAGTGACATGAGCTGTTACTGACTGGATGGGTGGAGGTACAAGCACCCTAGAAAGTATATTAGGATCAGATGGTCTTTATGGATATGACAATGAGGTGCAGTACTGTACACCTCCATGTCAGCATTCAGTCTGTAGGGTCAAATACCAAACCTGGTGTGTGATACAGTTGTCTTTATTTCATAGACAAACTTATAAAAATGAACCATGCACCAGGTTTACAAAGTTTGACCTTACAAATCCTCAGCCAGGGCACTTTTTGTAGCTAAAAGTTTACCCCACCTTCAGATCAAAGTTTGTCCCATAATCACATCAAAGGTTACCCCATATTCACATAAATTTCTCAGTATTGCTGTGGTGTTCTGAAGGAGACTGGTGGTGCATGACAACAATATTTGGGGGCCGCCACAGTGAAgtagtggtggtcgtagtgatggcggtgatggtgatggtatctGTAGCAACTTACAATACTAACTCATTAGCTGTCATGTCTTGCTTTGGAATACTAACATTAGAAAGATGGTCATGCTTGTGGTTGACTAATGGCAATactaataattctctctctctctctctctctctctctctctctctctctctctctctctctctctctctctctctctctctctctctctctctctctctctctctctctctctctctctctctctctctctctctctctctctctcatctttccaaCTCTCAGCTCATCAACCCACTCAAGATGAAAGAACAATTGGTTGCTCAACTGCAGACACAAATTTCAGACTTGGAGAGGTTCATAGATTTCCTGCAGGGtaagtggaatgagagagagagagagagagagagagagagagagagagagagagagagagagagagagagagagagagagagagagagagagagagaatggttgacTAACTGAATTTGGTACTTTAACAAAGAAGTCATAAGGAATATTGTAATAGGGAGTGAAACCAGAGAACACTGAATaataaactgagagagagagagagagagagagagagagagagagagagagagagagagagagagagagagagagagagagagagagagagagagagagagataaatgaatgaaaatgcgAACACCACACTCAGATACTCACCCTCAATCTTCTCATTCACTAATTCATTATTCATCATCACATTAGTTCCTTTCACTCCATCACCACATTCACCACTAACATTTCCAccccaggggagggagggggcgtgaGAGGAGCGCGGCTTCCTCCACGGCCCATGACAAGCCCCCCAAAAGCAGCAGTGAATGGTGGGGACACACGCAATCAGGAGAAGCGATCCAAAGCAGAACAGAGGAAAGAACAACATAAGTCTGAAGCTGAGCAGGTAATAAGAGGGTACATGGGTGATACTACGATAATAATGCTCCATCTCCACCTATCTATATACTACATTGCCAGTCATACACAAGATGGCtcaaacaaagcaccacacactcatacacatatcaatcacactcttagccctgtcagACCTTGGTGATAATGTTGATAGTAACAGTAATGACAAtgtaatctatctatctgtcctaCTTATATCTTAATgagattaccagaaaaaaagatgtaCTTAGAGAGTATGAACcatcaacacacatacacacacacattcataataataataataacaataaaagtaatTGATAATTATTGTAATAATGTGATAATACTGGCcatttaataataatacttaaaaCTGACATAAAATGGTAagctttccttcatttactctctttctttctcacagcTGCGGCGGGAGACAGCCAGTGTGGTGGAGCGTGCCACAACCCTCCTCAACATGCTGTCCTTCGGCTGTGGTGAGAACAGACATGCCAAATTCCGACGCAACACATTAAAGAAGACGCCCCAGGGCAGCCAttatgggtgagagagagagagagagagagagagagagagagagagagagagagagagagagagagagagagcataagtaTTAACCCAGTCCCTGATTTATTTACAGGGGCTGGCACTTCTATGCTTGACAGCTTTTTGCagcctctcttattttcttgtgttcctatGTTTTTATGGATATTCTAacactattttattttgtattcaaatagatagagagatagacaggttAGTAAGATATGCagtggatggatagatacattcactcatccacccattcatccactcaGGGACATCCGTGCTGCTTTGGAGTTGGCAGTAGTGCAGGTGGAGGAGTCAATCCGCCCAGACCCGAGTGGGGACAGCGACCAGACGAGTGACTCAGAGGCAGaggtggagggtgaggaggggaaTTCAGGACTCGGGGCACGGGCGGAGGTGACCATGGCTGTGAGGAAGCACCTGACGCCGGCACTGAGGGACCTGATGCAGCACGGACTGATGCCAGTATGCTTGTGTGCTGCTGtcgttgtttttatttgttattgttattattataggaGTTGCCATGGTATAGTGGGACCACGTGCACTTTGGGGCTGAGGGTCCTGGTCACAATCCGAGGGTAGAAAGGGAATCAACTCAGAGTGatggttcccaaatgccaaatcaaaATCCTTCATGTAGTATACAGGACCTTAGCAGTGTTGGTGTGATCTCATTTCCATATAGATTTGCCCACATACgtgcaaaaaaggaaaaagtgtgATTTTGATATAGGCTGACTTACTGGAAATCTTTcacaaacattctctctttctttctctctgtaggTGGGACAAAGCCAGTCGTTAGTTCCCTTCCTGAGCTGTCtgccccaccctccctcccaccgtCCCTCCAAGCTGATGCATGCCTGGGACCTCATCCTGCAGTATTACCACCTCAAGAAGGGACACCAGTATAACCGCACACCTGCCAGGAGACtcagccaggtgtgtgtgtgtgtgtgtgtgtgtgtgtgtgtgtgtgtgtgtgtgtgtgtgtgtgtgtgtgtgtgtgtgtgtgttttatggaaGATGAGCATTGGCTAATGGCAACAaaaggttagaaaaaaaaaaataaataaggccTGTAGAGTGTCAGTCcctaaacaagaaaaaaaggattatcAAAAACTagtataattgtgtgtgtgtgtgtgtgtgtgtgtgtgtgtgtgtgtgtgtctgtttgtatttttatgttgTTAAGTTCATAATGTCCCATCTTTTTTATACTAGTTATCTTGTTTTATGGGGAAATCAATGGATTTTTGTTTGTACTCACCACTTTGCCTGATATAAATGCTTCCATTGATCTATTACTGTATTTAGGAAACCGTATTTTTGTACAtcttaatattttgtttgtattttatgtttttaagttcataatGTCCCATCTTTTTAATATCagattatcatgttttctttaaatttgtCTCTGTTTGCCTGGTAATGCATtccagtgatttgttttcctattttggAAACTGTATttttgcactttatattttttctcttggtAGCTGGTCTTCTTAATGTTTAGTTTCCTGGCTGTCACAGTTCTTCatcagatgttttttttttcctttaaacaTTTTTACAGCATTATCatatctccttttttcttacctttcctgCAGCATGGGTAGCTAAAACTTCTCTGACCTTTCCTTACACTTTAAAATTCCAAGACCTGGGACCTATTTTGTTTGCTGCTCTTTATTCTGTCAttagtcttgtgtgtgtgtgtgtgtgtgtgtgtgtgttaataacaATCCCTCCTGCATCTCCACAGAGCTTCAACCTGGAGATCACTGGTGGTAGTGCAGTGACCAACAAACAGTCTCTACTTGGTGTCATTGGCTCCATCATCTCCACTCACACTCCCCTCAAGAGATCCTTTGACTCACATCTCAAGGCCTTTGTATCGTCTGCTCTAAAGTAAGCATGTGTAGCACTCCTCTTCTACTAATCTAGGTATAAGGGTTTTGGTCTTCATCTTATAAGCTCATTATCACAACACATACCTCATGTAGTGGGTGGGATGGGTGGCCACACACTGGGACTGGGTTGCAAGAATACAGTTGTCATATTCAGTGTAtcataaaagatgaaaagaggaggaaacagacaGAGGATCCTTCCTGTGGAGTTTTGCTGTCATGTACTGTTTTACTGGCTCACTTATTTCTATGATAAACATACTGGTCTGTGTACACTTTTCACTTGTTATAATAGCTTACTTAGTATCATGAGCAATGGATGTTGGAGTTTATTCATGACTGATATCTTAATTCTTTATAATGAGGAAATTGTGAAGCCTTCTTGTCATTCCAAAAGCCCTTTGTTCCTTGTCCCACCATCCCATGATACTGTTAGTGTGTGTAATTGTTGTGATCTCCCTGCAGCCAGAAGAAGCTGGTAGTGTGGCTGCGGCTAATATTCCGCACGCAG
Proteins encoded in this window:
- the LOC135091558 gene encoding RUN domain-containing protein 1-like yields the protein MQHLSTRVTGSQSELRTSAIGRPVVEVEDDWWDGEGQPTGERWPPLGAPDDRAEDGCSYDSWYRQGRSCEGGDGVGAAERERLRQLEEEQDQLSNSLMALTSHFAQVQFRLKQIVHASPEQKEELLSQLEEFANRGIPDMRAPTAVCLPGKEGSEGDGEQNDTMSTMDKQKELISQLKQQLDDLELYVYETGEGGPPQAQVMERQRVIIEQLKDRLNLNVDEMDKLTLEDLRQQVDRNVRELINPLKMKEQLVAQLQTQISDLERFIDFLQGEGGGVRGARLPPRPMTSPPKAAVNGGDTRNQEKRSKAEQRKEQHKSEAEQLRRETASVVERATTLLNMLSFGCGENRHAKFRRNTLKKTPQGSHYGDIRAALELAVVQVEESIRPDPSGDSDQTSDSEAEVEGEEGNSGLGARAEVTMAVRKHLTPALRDLMQHGLMPVGQSQSLVPFLSCLPHPPSHRPSKLMHAWDLILQYYHLKKGHQYNRTPARRLSQSFNLEITGGSAVTNKQSLLGVIGSIISTHTPLKRSFDSHLKAFVSSALNQKKLVVWLRLIFRTQALMEQFYQPWSYASLTGFEDALRSLDRLTSHNFRLPVDLAVRPFQNMRDAF